The Rouxiella sp. WC2420 region ACTCGACGCCCGGCTGAACAACTACGGCGATCACTCTTGGCCAGACTGCCGCCAGCCCCTGCGCCATCCAGGCGCTGCGATGCACGCCCAACGTGGTTTCTACGGCATCTTGTGTCGTCACGTGCATGCCTTCTTCCAGCTCGCCCTGTGCGCCGCCTGGCACCGGAACCTCAGTACCAATGACATACACCGGAGCCTCACCGCCGTGCTGTTGCCAGCTTTTCTCGGCGATGGCACACAGACGGGCCGCGCGTTTTGCCACTTCTTCGTCGCCGAGTGGCGAAGGGTCATCGGCACAGGACATGGAACAATCGAGATGGATTTTACGAAAACCCGCGGCGACATAATCGGCAATCAGCGTTTCTGCCAGTATCATGGCCTGCTCGGCGGTTTTATCCTGCCAGGCATTGGGGCCGAGGTGATCGCCTCCTAACCACACCCGTTCCCGTGGTAAGCCCAGCGCATCTGCCTGCTGCCAGACCTTGTCGCGAAACTCATGGGGCTGCATGCCGGTATAACCGCCAAACTGATTAACCTGATTGGATGTCGCCTCAATCAACACCGAGGTATCCCGCTGAATTGCCTGACGAAGCGCGGCCTCAATGACCCAGGGATGCGCCGAGCAGACAGAAAATACGCCCACCGGTTCACCGGACTTATGGCGTTGGATCAGCGAAAGTAGTTGTTGCATGAAAACTCCTTAGCAGGTTATTCAAGAGACAGCATGTTCAGATGCGCCTGGCTTGATACGTTTATCGGTCGGCGATAATGACCTCGACCCCGAAATCCTCTAATGACCGGCGATATTGATGAGGAATTCCGCTGTCGGTGACCAATTTGTGGATCTGGCCAATTTCCCTAATCATGCAAAAGCTGGTACGCCCAAACTTACTGGCATCGGCCACGGCAATCACTTCACGCGCGACATCACACATTGCGCGGTTTAACTGGGCTTCTCCCGGATTCGGGGTGGTAATACCGCTGACCAAATCAAATCCATCAACGCCTAAAAACAGTTTGTCGAAACGATACTGACGGATGTGCTGTTCCGCCGAGGGGCCATAGAGAGACCAGGATTTACGCCTGACGCTGCCGCCAATCACCATCAAATCCACCTGTTCATTGCTGGCCAGCTCAAACGCAATATTTAAAGCATTGGTCATGACCACCAGTTCCTGTTTGCCTTGCAGCTGCGGCACCATCTGGCTGATGGTGGAACCCGAATCCAGAATGATCGAGTCACCGTCGTTAACCAGGGCCGCTGCCGTACAGGCTATGGTGTATTTAACATCGCGATTGATACGGCCTTTGTCCTGTAGCGGACGGTCAAATACGAACTGTTTGTTAAGTTTGGCACCACCGTAAGCGCGTACCGCACAGCCGCTTTTTTCCAGATAACGCAAATCGTTACGAATAGTCACGCTCGAAACGTCGTATTGCCCGCTGAGATCTTCAACCCGCACAGAACCTTCACGACAAAGCTGGTCGATAATTAATTCTCGACGTTTAAGCGTATTAATCATTGGCGTTTACTCTCCCGAGGCAGCGGGTGCATTCCGCTGGTATTTACCTGGCTGCTTTCGGTGTTTCGCCTTGATTACAGCAAACGGAACATCGAAAATCAACGTTATTTTTTAAATAAAACCTTTAATATCATGCATTTAATTTAATCTCTTCTTTCGATTCGCGTTAAACCGAAAGGTCGATGGAAAGCGTCTGAATCTTCAAAGTTGTTATTTATCAGCCATTCTTTTGGCTTCTGCTATCGGGCTTTCTTTCAACAATGAAAGGCGGCAAATAACCTCTGGCTTTTTATCTTTCATATTTTGCGACGAATTTTTTTGTGACCTTTAACCTTGGCGAGACCTTGCCGGAAAGGGGGTGTCAATGCTGGAGCAAGGCCGCACCGCGAACGCCGCTGCTGTCGCCAAACACTGGCGATAAAATAGCCGCCGGCTGGCTGTGTGCAAAAAGCCATCGGCGCATGGCCTGAGGCAATAGTTGATACAGCTCTGGCATATTTGATAAGCCGCCGCCAAACACGAAGGCATCGACGTCCAGCATCAGTTGCAAACCGGCCAAAGCACTGGCGAGAATATCGATATAAATTTGCATCAGGTTTTGTGCCAGCGGGCAACCCTGCCGGTAGTGGAGTAACAGGTCAGGCACGCTGGTGGCCTGATGATTGAAATGCTGACTCAGTGCCATCAACCCACGGCCAGAAACATAGCGTTCGAAACAACCGGTCAGCCCGCAGCTACAGCTAAACAACGGCAGATCATAACGTTGCACCAACTGGGCTGAAATCGGCATGTGTCCCCATTCCCCCGCCAGTCCGTTCTTGCCCTTGTGTAAATGTCTGTTTAACACCAGCCCGCCGCCCGCACCGGTGCCAAGGATCACGCCAAAAACGATGTCATGCGAACGGGTTTGTTCGGTGCTGGCTTCGGAAAGGGCAAAGCAGCGACAGTCGTTTTCAATGGCAACCGGCCGGTCAAGCGTATGCACCAGATCGTCTTCGAGGCAGTGTCCCGACAGGCAGGGCACATTCACCGACAGCTGCTTATGGCTGACCGGGTCAGTTACACCGGGCAGACCGATGCCAATGCTGCCGCGGGTGTGCAGGCTCAAATCTGCCTGCGTCACCAGCTTTTTTACGCAGCCAAGAAACTGCTGGTAGTCAGCGGTAGGGGTGTTGACCCGTTGGCATAAAACCTGATTAAGCCCGTCGTCATAGGCCGCCATCTCAATTTTTGTACCGCCAATATCAAATCCGTAGCGCATGATTTATCTCTCTCAGACGGGTATTACGCCGAGTGAACGGCAATGACTGCGCCTTCGCGACGGGCACGCTCGGCCGCGAATACCATTAAATGACTTTCCAGCGTTTCTTTAGGGCCAGAGAGGATTTGGCTGGCATCGTTACGCCGTATGGCGTCGATAAAGTGCGCCATCAGGTAGTAATCGCCGCCGCCGTGGCCGCTCATGGTGCTACTTTGGGCAGGATCGACCGTTTTCAGGTCATCGACGTCATAGATTGTTTCACTGTCGTCGATAAATGAGGTGATGCGAATAAAACGCCCGTCGCCTTCAAGCGTACCGTGACTGCCAAACAGTTGGGTCTTGCGGTCTTCATGGCGGGTAAAGGCCGTCATGGTAAATGAGGCGGTTTTGCCACCGCTAAACTGAATGTTGACGACTTGATGATCGACCACATTATTGTCACAGCGATAAACGCAGCGGCCATATTGACCATTGCGCAGAGCAGTGAGCAAATTCTCCTGGCTGACTTCCGGGGTCAGTACGCGCAGAAAGCCCTGGGTAGATTTGTGCTGGTCGCCAAGATAGATTTTTTTGGCAGAATAGGGGCATTGGGACTCAACGCCACAGTCGAGGCAATTATCGGCTGCGCCAGCCGGTTGGTTTTCGGCGCGAAAATGCCGCAGGCCGCCAAATGAACTCACCTGCTCGCAGGGCGTATCCATGATGTAGCGGATCCAGTCAATATCATGGCAGGACTTCTGTAACAGCATTGAAGCCGACTGCTGGTCATTGCGCCAGTTGCCGCGCACGAAGGAGTGCGCCTGATGCCAATACCCTACGGGTTCAAGATGCTGCATGCTGACGACATCACCAATCACGTTATCGCGCAGCAGCTGTTTAAGTTTTTGGGTATAGCGGGTATAGCGCAAAACGTGTCCGACCGAGAAAATAACGCCGGCGCGCTGAACCGCCGCAATAATCTCTTTGCACTCCTGGCTGTCTGGCGACAGCGGTTTCTCCAGCAGCATGTGGTAGCCCTGCGCAGCGAAAGCCAGCGCCGGTTCAAGGTGCATACTGTCCTGGGTGCAAATCAGCACGGCGTCGGCCATTTTGCTGGCCGCGGCGGCGTCGCGCCAGTCCTTAAATATTCCTTCCGGCGCAATGCCATGTTGTTCGACAAACTGTTGACGGTAAGCATCGCGCGGCTCGGCCACCGCCACCACGCGCATTAATTGCGGATGGGCGAGAGCATAGCGGGAGTAGATCTCTCCGCGCGCACCGGCACCGACGACCAACACGCTAACGGGTTTTGCGCACGATGACGCAGGTACAGAGGTAAACGACATAGCGGTTCTCCACATTGCAGGCATTCAAAAAGGGCAGGCGTTTTAGTGATGTTGTTTTAGATTTAGCCCGGTTTCTTTGTCGAACAGATGCGCACGGCCAAGGTCAAAGTCGAGCCAGATTTTTTCACCCAGCAGCGGGTCCCAATCGTGGCGGGTGGCAACACGGGTAATAAAACGGTAGCTGCCAATGTCGCAGTGTAATAACTCTTCATTGCCCATCCGCTCAACGGTGACGATGGTGGCTGCAATAGCGTTTTGATGGCTTGCATCGACCAGGCGCAAGTATTCAGGGCGGATACCCAGACAGACTTCATTGGCGTGATAGCCGTTTAGCAGGTCTTGGAGCAGCGGCGGCAAATTCAGTATTGTGTGTTCGCCAAGCCGCAGGCCGGTCATTGAGCCCTGGCGACTGATGGGCAAGTCGTGCAGGTTCATTGACGGGCTGCCGATAAATTCGGCGACAAAACGGTTAGCCGGTGAGTGATACAGATTGACCGGTTTATCAACCTGCATAATCTGTCCACGGTTGAGCACGCAAATACGGTCGCCCATGGTCATTGCTTCAACCTGATCGTGGGTGACGTAAATCATGGTGGCCCCGACGCCTTCCTGCTTGAGTTGGTTGTGCAGGTTGATCAACTGCACGCGCATCGAAACGCGCAGCTTGGCATCAAGGTTGGAAAGCGGCTCGTCAAACAGGAACACTTTAGGTTTGCGAACAATTGCCCGACCCACGGCGACGCGCTGGCACTGACCGCCAGAAAGCTGGCCGGGTTTACGTTGCAATAAATTAGTTATTTCAAGCTTTTCAGCCGCTTCGCGCACGCGGCGGTCAATTTCCTGCTTGCTTTCTTTGCCTATCAGGCTGAAAGCCATATTTTTGTAGACTGTCATGTGCGGATAAAGCGCGTAGTTTTGAAATACCATCGCGATGCCTCGGTCCCTCGGCATGGTGTCATTCACGCACTCATTGTGGATAACAATTTGCCCTTCACTGACGCTTTCCAGCCCGGCAATCATGCGCAGCAAGGTGGATTTAGCGCAGCCGGACGGCCCGACAAACACCATGAATTCACCATCACGAATCTCAAGATCAATGCCGTGCAGCGCCTTGAATCCGTTGGGGTAGACTTTCTCGACGCTGTGCAGTTGGATTCCGCTCATACTAAGTTCCTTAATCCGGGTGTGAAACACAGGGTCAGCCTTTTACGCCTGAACTGGCGATGCCCTGAATGAAGTAGCGCTGAAACAGAATAAACAGCATCAGCATCGGAATAATCGCCATCAGCGCACCGGCCATCAGCATCGGGTATTCCACTCCCGCACGGCTTGAAAGCGAAGCCAGACCTACCGGCAGCGTGAGCTTGTCATTGCTGGTGTTGACGATCAGCGGCCACATCAGGTTGTTCCAGCTCCACAGGCCGTTAATAATGACGCAGGCGATAATGCCAGGGCGGACCAGCGGCAGCATGATGCGCCAGAAAATAGCGAAATGACTGTATCCGTCCATCAACGCGGCCTCTTCCATCTCTTTTGGCACGGCCATGAAAAATTGACGCAGCAGGAAAGTGGCGTAAATGCTGAAAATTCCCGGCAGGATCATGCCGGTGAGGGTGTTAATCAGCCCCAGTTTCTCGATGACTAAAAACTGTGGAATCAAAAACGCTTGCCCCGGCACCATCAGAATCGAGATACACAGGATGAAAACCACATTGCGTCCGCGAAAATGCAAACGGGCAAAACTGTAGGCCGCCATTGTTGCCACTATCATTTGCAGTGTGACGGTAAAAAATGTCGACAGGATCGAGTTCAGATAAAACTGCATAAAAGGGATTTCATGCAAAATGCGCGAATAGGCTGAAAAATCAGGATGCGCCGGCAGCATTTGAAGTGGGATCTGAATGCTTTCGGCCTGAGTTTTCAGTGAAGTAATCAGCATCCAGATAAACGGCATCACTGAGGCGAAGCTGGCGAGCACCATAAAGGCGTACACCGCAATTTTCTGAGTATCAATTTTTTTTGCCGCCTGCGAGATGCCCGGCAAGTCCTGAGATGTGGATGAGAATATCGTCACGGGAGGCTCCTTTACGCCACTTTCAGGCGTTTGCCAATGGCCATCTGGACAAGAGTTATCAACATGGTGACCACAAACAGCACCACGGTGATGGCGGAGGCATAGCCTTTTTCCTGCAAATAAAAGGCGTTTTTATAGAAAAGATAAGTAATGGTCATGGTGTCGCTTTCGACCATCGAGCGGTCGAACATCAGGAAAATGACGTCAAAGATTTGCAGCACTTCGATAAAACTCATGACGGATACAAAGAACAGTGTCGGCACCATCATTGGCAACGTCAGGCTGAAAAAACGGCGCAGGGTGCTGATACCGTCAATATCGGCGGCTTCGTAAATGGATTTCGGAATATTTTGCAGGCCAGCGAGCAAAATGATGATTTTTAGCGCCAGAGATGACCAGATGATAATCACCGATACGCTGATGCGCACCACGTCAGGGTCAGATAACCAGCCAATTGGCGATACGTGAAAGAAGTGCAAAAGATAATTGATCAGGCCAAAGTCTTTGTTAAACAACCACTGCCAGACCATGGCCACTGCGGCGGGCATGGTGACGGCGGGTAAAAACAGCAGGGTGCGAAATACCGCCTTGCCGCGAATATTCTGATTAAGACCTATGGCCAGCAGTAGTGAAAGTGTCAGACTGATCGGCACGCAAATCAGCACATAGAACAGCGTATTGAAAATGGCCGAATAAAAGTCATCATCGCTAATCAGGTCACGATAATTATCTAGATTAAAGGTGGTCCAGTGCATGAACTGGTCGAGGTCGGTAAAGCTGTAAAAGATATTTTGTAGAAATGGAATGAAGTAAAACACCAGCAGCCCAATCAGCAATGGCAGCACCATCAGCCATCCCCAGAATCGTTCGGCGCGCTCCAGACGAGTCAGCGTTTTGCGGGAACTGCCGGTGGAGACAGCGTTAACATTGGCGCTAACGGGCTTTTGCCGTTCTACCGTAACGGAAACTGATTCTGCAAGCGACATGGTGAATACCTCAGGTTCGTGTGCAAAGATCTTCTCCAGCCAGATAGCCTGTTCAGGCTGGAGAGGAGATTTTGGCGATACAGCTACAGATTTTTCATTCAAAACTGCATTTATAGCGGGTCAGTCATTACTACTCAGTCATCACTACTCATTCATCACGCGGGTAATTTTCTTGACTGATTTATCCATTTCCTGCTTGGCATCGGCCCCCATAAAGATGCGTTTTAAACTGGCCGTCCAAATATTCTGCCATTTAGGCGTGTTGGTTCCGGCCGTAGGGTAGGCCTTGGTGAAATTGAGCGTATCGATATAAGGCGTGACATCTACATTCTTGATGTTGGCGGCCCAGGCTTTGGCGGCAGTTTTATTGGCGGGTATCACTGCCTTGGCAAGAATTTCCTGGGATGGCACCGAGCTCATAAACTGGATATAGCGCCAGGCTTCGGCCTTGTGCGCACTCTTGGCAGAGATTGCAAAACCGAGGCTGTGGGCAACACCTGACTGGCGATCAATCTTCGGCATAATCACCACGCCAATGTGGTCGTTGATCAGTGGATTGTTGGCAAATGGCGCGGCGAGCCATGAACCGGCGTAGGCCATTGCCGCGCGATTGGACTGGAAGACATTTTCGATATTCACTTCACTCATCTGTTGAGCCGTTGGCAGCAGGCCAGATTTCATCATTTCCTGCAGCTGCTGATAGACCCAGATTGACTTGGCATTATCAATGTCGGTAGGTTTACCGTCGGTAGGCACCACGTTATTACCGGCCTGATAGAGCAAGTTAAGATAACTTTCCTGACCGTCGGTGCTGAGATTCATCACGAGAGGGAACTCGTCACCTTTTAGACCGGCTTTAAGCTGGGTCGCTTTGGCTTTGAGCTGGTCCCAATTCCAGTCGTTGGTCGGGTAACTCACCTTGGCTTGGTCGAAGAGTTTTTTGTTATACCATACGGCTATTGAATCGACATCACGAGGAATTGCCAGCTGATGCCCGTTATATTGATAAGCTTTAACTGAACTGGCGACGATATTATTCATATCCAGTTTGCTTTTCTCAATATCACTGTTTAAAGGTTCTAATAAACCGTTTTTCGCATACTGGATAAAATAAGGCATGTTTATCCAGAATATATCCGGTGCAACATTTCCCGCGGCTGCGGCATCTAATTTTACAAAGTATTGCGCGGCAGGGGTGAGTTCAATATCAATTTTTATATCGGGATTTTCTTTTTCGAAGTTTTTAGCAATCTGCTGCTCCGCTGATAATTGGTTTCGATCCCATACCGCATAGCGTAAAGTCACCTGCTGCGCTGCCTGCGAAGATAAAGAAAATAGGGCAGGTAATAATAACGCTGACGCAATCAGGCTTCGGCTAATAAAGGTCGGAGCAAATAAGAAGGCAGTGCATTTTGTTCGTGACATTGATATCCCCTGAGTCGTTCGAAAAATAAACACTTACGTAACGTACATTCTTTCTATCTTCTAAATTTCGGTGTGTCAATATGGCTGCTTTTGCCCTAAATCAGTGCGATCACCTTTCGATGTTGTTAAGACTGAAAGGGTTAAAGTGAAAGTTGAAAGCAGATTTATTTGTTACTTACCGATAATAGATTCCGTAGTAGCCCCAGAGAACAAGGGGTTTCAGGGGCAGATTTACAGGCTTATGGTGGCTGAAACCCTGCACTACAATAGGGAATAAAAAAGCTTTTATTGTGCAGCCTGATAAATCTTTCATTTTTGTGATGCAAATAAACAAAAAAAAAGAAATTTTGTCGCCTTAAGCACCTGTGATATTGCCGTCTTCGATTATCAATGAGATCTGATCTCATTCTCGCGCCTGTTAATTTAGCGTCTTAATCCTTGAGTGTTTAATAAAAAGGTGTCAGGCTAAATATTCATATTCTTTAGCCGCTACTGCGAGTCTGACTATTATGGTTCTGTCATTGTCTTTTACTCATAGTTTAGAAAAGATATTTCATCAGAGGTCATTGCCTGTCTTTGCACCAATAAATCATCTTTCATTGTTAAACAATGAAACCCTCTCCTTTCAATGTGTATATTTTTTGCATAGAATGGATGATGAACCGCGCAGGCAATTACGCTATGCGCTGGAAGGGCAATTATCAGAATGTCTTTCAGTGCGTCAGGTTCGTCATGTGCCCAGTCTTTTCCCTTGCTATAAGACCACTGATATAGATTATCTGACCACCGAACCAGGATTATTTCCAGACCCGCTAATGCCTTTGCCCAATAATTCTTTTTTCGTTAACGGCAATTATTACGGCAGCCTGTGGTTAACATTGTCCCCCGAAAAAGAAAGTTTACCCGCTGGAAATACCTCTCTGACTTTGCGAATTTATGATGTCGAAAGTGAAAGTTTACTCGGCGAAGTGAGCCTTGACATTACGGTAATACCTCAGGCATTACCGACACAGCGCTTGCTGCATACTGAGTGGCTACATACAGATTGTCTGGCCGATGTTTATCACATTGAAGTATTCAGCGAGCAGTGGTGGCGTGCGGTAGGTAATTTTGTGCGTTGCGCGGTCAAAAATGGCGTGAATATGATTCTTACGCCAGTTTTCACCCCGCCGTTGGATACTGCAATTGGCGGCGAACGCACCACGGTTCAGCTGGTGGGCGTCACGCAAAGTGCCGCAGGTGGTTACCATTTTGACTTTTCAAAGCTCGGGCAATGGGTAGAAATGTGCCTGCAAGAGGGCATCAGTACTTTTGAAATATCGCACCTGTTTACTCAGTGGGGCGCTAA contains the following coding sequences:
- a CDS encoding sugar ABC transporter substrate-binding protein, with translation MSRTKCTAFLFAPTFISRSLIASALLLPALFSLSSQAAQQVTLRYAVWDRNQLSAEQQIAKNFEKENPDIKIDIELTPAAQYFVKLDAAAAGNVAPDIFWINMPYFIQYAKNGLLEPLNSDIEKSKLDMNNIVASSVKAYQYNGHQLAIPRDVDSIAVWYNKKLFDQAKVSYPTNDWNWDQLKAKATQLKAGLKGDEFPLVMNLSTDGQESYLNLLYQAGNNVVPTDGKPTDIDNAKSIWVYQQLQEMMKSGLLPTAQQMSEVNIENVFQSNRAAMAYAGSWLAAPFANNPLINDHIGVVIMPKIDRQSGVAHSLGFAISAKSAHKAEAWRYIQFMSSVPSQEILAKAVIPANKTAAKAWAANIKNVDVTPYIDTLNFTKAYPTAGTNTPKWQNIWTASLKRIFMGADAKQEMDKSVKKITRVMNE
- a CDS encoding Gfo/Idh/MocA family protein, with the protein product MSFTSVPASSCAKPVSVLVVGAGARGEIYSRYALAHPQLMRVVAVAEPRDAYRQQFVEQHGIAPEGIFKDWRDAAAASKMADAVLICTQDSMHLEPALAFAAQGYHMLLEKPLSPDSQECKEIIAAVQRAGVIFSVGHVLRYTRYTQKLKQLLRDNVIGDVVSMQHLEPVGYWHQAHSFVRGNWRNDQQSASMLLQKSCHDIDWIRYIMDTPCEQVSSFGGLRHFRAENQPAGAADNCLDCGVESQCPYSAKKIYLGDQHKSTQGFLRVLTPEVSQENLLTALRNGQYGRCVYRCDNNVVDHQVVNIQFSGGKTASFTMTAFTRHEDRKTQLFGSHGTLEGDGRFIRITSFIDDSETIYDVDDLKTVDPAQSSTMSGHGGGDYYLMAHFIDAIRRNDASQILSGPKETLESHLMVFAAERARREGAVIAVHSA
- a CDS encoding ABC transporter ATP-binding protein is translated as MSGIQLHSVEKVYPNGFKALHGIDLEIRDGEFMVFVGPSGCAKSTLLRMIAGLESVSEGQIVIHNECVNDTMPRDRGIAMVFQNYALYPHMTVYKNMAFSLIGKESKQEIDRRVREAAEKLEITNLLQRKPGQLSGGQCQRVAVGRAIVRKPKVFLFDEPLSNLDAKLRVSMRVQLINLHNQLKQEGVGATMIYVTHDQVEAMTMGDRICVLNRGQIMQVDKPVNLYHSPANRFVAEFIGSPSMNLHDLPISRQGSMTGLRLGEHTILNLPPLLQDLLNGYHANEVCLGIRPEYLRLVDASHQNAIAATIVTVERMGNEELLHCDIGSYRFITRVATRHDWDPLLGEKIWLDFDLGRAHLFDKETGLNLKQHH
- the agaR gene encoding transcriptional repressor AgaR, with amino-acid sequence MINTLKRRELIIDQLCREGSVRVEDLSGQYDVSSVTIRNDLRYLEKSGCAVRAYGGAKLNKQFVFDRPLQDKGRINRDVKYTIACTAAALVNDGDSIILDSGSTISQMVPQLQGKQELVVMTNALNIAFELASNEQVDLMVIGGSVRRKSWSLYGPSAEQHIRQYRFDKLFLGVDGFDLVSGITTPNPGEAQLNRAMCDVAREVIAVADASKFGRTSFCMIREIGQIHKLVTDSGIPHQYRRSLEDFGVEVIIADR
- a CDS encoding D-tagatose-bisphosphate aldolase, class II, non-catalytic subunit, yielding MQQLLSLIQRHKSGEPVGVFSVCSAHPWVIEAALRQAIQRDTSVLIEATSNQVNQFGGYTGMQPHEFRDKVWQQADALGLPRERVWLGGDHLGPNAWQDKTAEQAMILAETLIADYVAAGFRKIHLDCSMSCADDPSPLGDEEVAKRAARLCAIAEKSWQQHGGEAPVYVIGTEVPVPGGAQGELEEGMHVTTQDAVETTLGVHRSAWMAQGLAAVWPRVIAVVVQPGVEFDNHCVEHYQPERAQQLTRFIENWPTLVYEAHSTDYQPPLAYRQLVRDHFAILKVGPALTFALREALFALDFIEREWLGEHQASHLCSTLEQVMCERPEQWRRYYPGKPHQQHLHRQYSLSDRVRYYWPLPEVAATVERMLDNLRQNPVPLALLSQFLPEQARAINAGTLSSDPQDWVIHKISEVLTDYADACQPAAKEHVS
- a CDS encoding carbohydrate ABC transporter permease; this translates as MVLASFASVMPFIWMLITSLKTQAESIQIPLQMLPAHPDFSAYSRILHEIPFMQFYLNSILSTFFTVTLQMIVATMAAYSFARLHFRGRNVVFILCISILMVPGQAFLIPQFLVIEKLGLINTLTGMILPGIFSIYATFLLRQFFMAVPKEMEEAALMDGYSHFAIFWRIMLPLVRPGIIACVIINGLWSWNNLMWPLIVNTSNDKLTLPVGLASLSSRAGVEYPMLMAGALMAIIPMLMLFILFQRYFIQGIASSGVKG
- a CDS encoding ROK family protein; protein product: MRYGFDIGGTKIEMAAYDDGLNQVLCQRVNTPTADYQQFLGCVKKLVTQADLSLHTRGSIGIGLPGVTDPVSHKQLSVNVPCLSGHCLEDDLVHTLDRPVAIENDCRCFALSEASTEQTRSHDIVFGVILGTGAGGGLVLNRHLHKGKNGLAGEWGHMPISAQLVQRYDLPLFSCSCGLTGCFERYVSGRGLMALSQHFNHQATSVPDLLLHYRQGCPLAQNLMQIYIDILASALAGLQLMLDVDAFVFGGGLSNMPELYQLLPQAMRRWLFAHSQPAAILSPVFGDSSGVRGAALLQH
- a CDS encoding carbohydrate ABC transporter permease; this encodes MSLAESVSVTVERQKPVSANVNAVSTGSSRKTLTRLERAERFWGWLMVLPLLIGLLVFYFIPFLQNIFYSFTDLDQFMHWTTFNLDNYRDLISDDDFYSAIFNTLFYVLICVPISLTLSLLLAIGLNQNIRGKAVFRTLLFLPAVTMPAAVAMVWQWLFNKDFGLINYLLHFFHVSPIGWLSDPDVVRISVSVIIIWSSLALKIIILLAGLQNIPKSIYEAADIDGISTLRRFFSLTLPMMVPTLFFVSVMSFIEVLQIFDVIFLMFDRSMVESDTMTITYLFYKNAFYLQEKGYASAITVVLFVVTMLITLVQMAIGKRLKVA